One genomic window of Centropristis striata isolate RG_2023a ecotype Rhode Island chromosome 20, C.striata_1.0, whole genome shotgun sequence includes the following:
- the LOC131993572 gene encoding SLC35A4 upstream open reading frame protein-like — translation MAGDKGPLGQLKDLVELKDQLEDIQRRMEDEIQAGVPPGGSLLGSPFLKGFLAGYIVARLRSSALLGVAVGTCTGIYAAQNYAVPDIENTVKDYIRNLREGRK, via the exons ATGGCTGGTGACAAG GGTCCTCTAGGTCAACTCAAGGACCTGGTTGAGCTGAAGGATCAGCTGGAAGACATCCAGAGACGCATGGAGGATGAGATACAAGCTGGGGTTCCTCCA GGTGGCAGTCTTCTGGGTTCTCCTTTCCTGAAGGGTTTTCTGGCTGGGTACATTGTTGCAAGACTACGTTCCTCAGCATTGCTGGGTGTTGCAGTAGGAACATGCACAGGAATCTATGCAGCACAAAATTATGCTGTTCCCGACATCGAAAACACCGTCAAAGACTACATACGCAACCTGAGAGAGGGGCGCAAatga